Below is a genomic region from Spirosoma radiotolerans.
GTTCGAGGCCTTTATCGGCGTAAATCGGTAATGACGAATCGAGTGTCAAGGTACCCCTACCCGGCGTCAGTTTGACCGGCGATGGAATGATTTGTTGAAGTTTGTCGGCGGGAAGCAAAGAAGCTGTCAGATTGGTCCGATACGTATGTTCGGGCGTAAACAGCGGCTCGCTATCGATTTTGCCCCGCAGCATTTGCTCTCGTCGGGTAAAGGGTGTAACGCTATAGTTGGCTACCTGTACGATACGCTCTTCCCGGCCATCTTTCGTGTAAAAGACGAAATATAGCCCCATTGGCGCATCCGTCAGCTTATTGACGGCTTCTGTTCCTTCATACCGAATTTGGATAGTCGCACCTGGTTTCAGGGTAAATCCTGGGTTAGGGGTGAGTTTATACCAGTCGCCATTGATATGGTGGACGGTGGCAGGCTGAGGGGTCAGAGGTGGAATGAGCGGCCGGGGAGACATGTTGAAAAACAAGGCCCAATTGGCATCGGTCAGTGGGGTGCTACTGCCATTGGTGAGGCTGAAGCGGGCTTCGAAGCCCGTGTCTATTTTTGTGAAATTGCTGACGAGTTCCCAGCCAACGGCGATCTGTTTGGCTTCCTCCGTAGTGGGTGTGCTGCCTGATCGACAGCCATTCATACAAACGCCGATCGACAGGATGAGGATGGTGAAAAAAGCAGATCGCATAAATCCTTAGGTTAAGTATCCTTCTTTATTACTTAAATTAGTAGTAAAGATACCATTGCCAAAAGAGGCTTTTTTGCATGCTGATGCTGACGCAACCGGGCTCCCGCTCGCTGTACGTGAACTGGCTCAAACCCGTAAAAATGTCTTTTTCTTGTATAGAAAGTAGAGGAACGCCCACTTTACGGCCAGGTAGCCCAACACGCCCAGAACGCCTGCTACCCATCCTGATGAAAGACGATTGATCAATCCGCCAAAGAAGAAGTGGGATGCGTAGGCGAAGTCAATGAACTCGTCGGCCACATAGATCAGGATGGAGTTCATGCCGATAACCGTAAAGAAAAACGTCCAGCCTTTGATGCCCTTGACGTCGATGATCCAGTAAAAGATACTGAGTAAACTCAGGCTCAGACCGCCGGTAACCAGCACAAACGAGCTGGTCCACAGGTTTTTGTTGATCGGGAAGATAAAATTCCAGAGTACGCCAAGCAGGACAAAGAGGGCACCCGCGCCGAGCAGGTATAGCGCTTTCTGACGACCTGTTTCATGGTTCGTTTTTAGAAATGAACCGGCAAAAATGCCCAGCAGCGCGTTGCCAATGGCAGGGATGGTCGAGAACAGGCCTTCCGGATCATGGATCGTTTTGTAGAGATGGCCCGGTACCACCATGCGATCAATATAGCTGGCCAGATTACAGTCCATGGTTAGCACACCCGCTCCGCAACCCGGCACAGGTATCAGCGCCAGAGCGGCCCAGTAACCCATTAAAATCCCGACAAACACGCGGTATTGGGTGCGCGGTCTGACATACAGAAAAATCAACTGAGCAGACATGCCCGCCAGCCCGATACGCCCCAGAACACTCGGGAAACGGGTATCCTGAATTGCTTTGACAAATAGCCCATTGTTATAAATGATGCCTAACAAAACCAGCACAAGCCCACGGGAAATAATCTTGCGGGCAATCTGCGCCTTTTCATCGCCTTTTTCTAACCGCGATCCTATTGAAAACGGCGTGGATACGCCCGCCAAAAACACAAACAACGGGAAAATCAGATCATAGGCCCGGAAGCCATTCCAGTCGGGGTGGGTAAACTGATCGGCGATGAGCACAGCCCAGGCCCAGCCAGTTGTTTTGGCCAGAACCTGAAAAATCTCTTCACCACCCATAATCCAGAACATATCGAATCCCCGCAAGGTATCGAGCGAGAGAAGGCGCTTAACGGGGACAGGCTGGAGTACAGCAGGTTCGACTGATGATGTAGATCGTATAGCCATAGATTTTGGATTAGCAGGCGTATGAATCGATATAATTTAAAATGAGGGCTATAGCCGTGTTTGGATACAAGCCATTTCTGTAGTACCTATGACTACTGTTAATTCTGTAGAATTCATGTCTACGGCTTGGCCTGTTGTTTCCGGGCCTTATACTCCTGAAAGCGGTTCCGGTATTCCTGTAGTTGTTCAGGCTTCATCTTTTGCTGGTACTCGGCGGGTAAATCCAGCCGCTCAGGCAGGAGTGCCGGTGCCTGATCGACCAGGGTATTCTGCCCATTTCTGTTCTTTGTCAGGCTGAATGAGTCATATTTCTGCCCGGTTACGGTAAAGGACTGATATGCTAATTTGTCGCCATCGATTGACACGGTTTGATAGAGCTGCGTGTTTGAGCCCGCCCGATCCATCCAATCCTGCAAACCAATATCATACATTTTAGGGCCGCTCACCGATACCACATAGATAGGGCCGTCTGGATGTTTTCGACTCTTTCCCAGGGGCATGTTCAGGCCACGGCCATAGGTATGATCATGCCCCTGCAAGACCAGGTCGACGCCGTATTTTTTGTAAATGGGCTCCATTTTTAGCCGCCATTCATTGTTGTCGCGGCCCTGCTTGGTTGAATAAATCGGGTGATGATGAACGACGATCGTCCAGCGGTTTGGGTTCTGGCCCAACACCCGAACGAGCCAGTCTGCCTGGGTGGTTAAAACGGCCGAGTCGAGCAGGGCGGCTTGTGAATCCAGGGAAATAAACCGTGTTCCCTGATAGTCGAAGAAATACGCCGTTTCTTCGAGGCCCTTCGGCCCGTTTTCGGGTAATACGAAAGAGGGCCGCCAGTGCTTCGACACTCGACCTTTGCCCTGTTCATCCTTAAAATATTCGTGATTGCCGGGTGT
It encodes:
- a CDS encoding acyltransferase family protein, with protein sequence MAIRSTSSVEPAVLQPVPVKRLLSLDTLRGFDMFWIMGGEEIFQVLAKTTGWAWAVLIADQFTHPDWNGFRAYDLIFPLFVFLAGVSTPFSIGSRLEKGDEKAQIARKIISRGLVLVLLGIIYNNGLFVKAIQDTRFPSVLGRIGLAGMSAQLIFLYVRPRTQYRVFVGILMGYWAALALIPVPGCGAGVLTMDCNLASYIDRMVVPGHLYKTIHDPEGLFSTIPAIGNALLGIFAGSFLKTNHETGRQKALYLLGAGALFVLLGVLWNFIFPINKNLWTSSFVLVTGGLSLSLLSIFYWIIDVKGIKGWTFFFTVIGMNSILIYVADEFIDFAYASHFFFGGLINRLSSGWVAGVLGVLGYLAVKWAFLYFLYKKKTFLRV
- a CDS encoding purple acid phosphatase family protein; its protein translation is MKQLFFFLFAALTSLSAKAQLHKPYPATRYPDRLILGWQGEPATSQSVNWRTDSTVTNAVGAIAEADPSPDFVRNATLVPATSETIVMDGKQVRYHSVHFKNLKPGTQYSYRVGDGTYWSEWFQFKTAQDKPAPFSFLYFGDAQNDIRSLWSRAIRGAYSTLPTVSLMVHAGDLITTSNADWQWAEWFEAGGWINGMVPTLATPGNHEYFKDEQGKGRVSKHWRPSFVLPENGPKGLEETAYFFDYQGTRFISLDSQAALLDSAVLTTQADWLVRVLGQNPNRWTIVVHHHPIYSTKQGRDNNEWRLKMEPIYKKYGVDLVLQGHDHTYGRGLNMPLGKSRKHPDGPIYVVSVSGPKMYDIGLQDWMDRAGSNTQLYQTVSIDGDKLAYQSFTVTGQKYDSFSLTKNRNGQNTLVDQAPALLPERLDLPAEYQQKMKPEQLQEYRNRFQEYKARKQQAKP